In a genomic window of Canis lupus dingo isolate Sandy chromosome 35, ASM325472v2, whole genome shotgun sequence:
- the CEBPD gene encoding CCAAT/enhancer-binding protein delta, whose protein sequence is MSAALFSLDGPARGVSWPAEPAAFYEAGRAGKPGRGSEAGGAAEPGAAGPAMYDDESAIDFSAYIDSMAAVPTLELCHDELFADLFNSNHKAGAGAAGGAAGAAGAAGAGGLELLPGGPARAQGPGPAAPRPLKREPDWGAGDGDAAGSLLPAQVAACAQTVVSLAAAQPTPPTSPEPPRGSPGPSPAGAARDKTAGKRGPDRGSPEYRQRRERNNIAVRKSRDKAKRRNQEMQQKLVELSAENEKLQQRVEQLTRDLAGLRQFFKQLPSPPFLPPAAAADCR, encoded by the coding sequence ATGAGCGCCGCGCTCTTCAGCCTGGACGGCCCGGCGCGCGGCGTGTCCTGGCCCGCGGAGCCCGCGGCCTTCTACGAGGCGGGCCGCGCGGGGAAGCCGGGCCGCGGGAGCgaggcggggggcgcggcggagCCGGGCGCCGCGGGCCCCGCCATGTACGACGACGAGAGCGCCATCGACTTCAGCGCCTACATCGACTCCATGGCCGCCGTGCCCACCCTGGAGCTGTGCCACGACGAGCTCTTCGCCGACCTGTTCAACAGCAACCACAaggcgggcgcgggggccgcggggggcgcggcgggcgcggcgggcgcggcgggcgcgggcggcctGGAGCTGCTGCCCGGCGGCCCCGCGCGCGCCCAGGGCCCGGGCCCCGCTGCCCCGCGGCCGCTCAAGCGCGAGCCCGACTGGGGCGCGGGGGACGGCGACGCGGCCGGCTCGCTGCTGCCAGCGCAGGTGGCCGCGTGCGCGCAGACGGTAGTGAGCCTGGCGGCCGCGCAGCCCACGCCGCCCACGTCGCCCGAGCCGCCCCGCGGCAGCCCCGGGCCCAGCCCCGCCGGCGCCGCCCGGGACAAGACTGCGGGCAAGCGGGGCCCGGACCGCGGCAGCCCCGAGTACCGGCAGCGGCGCGAGCGCAACAACATCGCGGTGCGCAAGAGCCGCGACAAGGCCAAGCGGCGCAACCAGGAGATGCAGCAGAAGCTGGTGGAGCTGTCGGCCGAGAACGAGAAGCTGCAGCAGCGCGTGGAGCAGCTCACGCGGGACCTGGCCGGCCTGCGGCAGTTCTTCAAGCAGCTGCCCAGCCCGCCCTTCCTgccgcccgccgcggccgccgaCTGCCGGTGA